GGCGAGGGACCTGTGCAGCGGAGAGGACACCGAGCGGCTTCGTCAGGGCACGGAgatgctgcttcttcccttcaAAAAGGGACCCAACCCCGAGGGTCCTTCTGTCCCCGTCTTGTCCTCGCTGTCCCCAGcttgtccctgctgtcccccagCTTGTCCGCGTGCACTTGGTGACATTCCACCTTGTCCTCAGAGCTCCTCTTCGGCCAAGCCCGGGCGCAGCCCCAGCAGGTCAACGGCATCTTGGGGGGGTCGGTGCTGCTCGCCCCGGCTCTGCCCCCCAACAAGACGGTCAAGGAGATCGAGTGGAGCTTCTCAGCCGGTACCGGGGCCACCATCCAAGTGGCAGAGTTTGGCCCCGGTGGCTTCGAGCGTCCGGATCCCAAGGATCGGTTCAAGGATCGCCTGGAGATGTTCAATAAAACGGTGCTGAAGATCCGGGCGTTGGAACGGGGCGACAGCGGGGTCTACGGGGCCCGGATCAAACTGCACCCGGCGCTGGTGGACGATCAGTCCTTCAACCTCTCCGTCTACGGTGAGAAGCGAGAGGGTAAAGAGAGAAAGCCCTGAGTGGGAGCACAAATCCCTTccaggtggggaaactgaggcacggggtGATGATAGGGTTCACCAGAATAAACAGAAAGCCCCGAGTGTGAGCAATAACCCTTTTacaggtggggaaactgaggcacggtgCAATGATGGGTTCTCCAAGGGGAATAGAAAGCCCTGAGTGCAAGCAATGATTGGTTGGACTCGAGggtccagtgggtcctttccaacccagtgattctgtgaatctatgATTCCATTGcttttcatagattcatagaatcactgggttggaaaggacccactggagcATCGAGTCCAACCAATAACTCctttacagatggggaaactgaggcaggggtTTACCAGCTTAAAtagaaggcattgagtgcaaGCACTGATCCAtttacagatggggaaactgaggaacGGAGCAATGAAGGGGTTCACTCGGGTAAATAGAAATCCCTGAGTGTGAGTTCCAATTCCTTTATAGgttgggaaactgaggcaggggtTGACCAGGGTAGATAGAAAACCTGAAATTCAAGCTTTAATCCCTTTACagagggggaaactgaggcacagagccaTGATGGGGTTCAGCAGGGTTAGATTGGACCCCAACTTTTGCACCCCagtgcctgcagctcctcaagcTCTGCGAAAGGCCAAATCCTGCCACCCCAGGGGTCCccgaggaggctgaggagagacctcatccCTGTCTCCAGCTGCCTGGAAGGAGCTTGGAGCCGGGTGGGTGCGGcgctcttctcccaagtgatgggatgagggggaatggcctcaaggtgcaccagggcaggttcagattggacatcaggaaaaaggtcttcaccaaaagggttctcaggcgcTGGAAcggctgcgcagggaggtggtggagtccccatccgGAGGGCTTCAAAGGATGAGCGCATGAGGTGCTCCGGGATGGGTTCAGTGGTGGACGgggatggttggactggatgatctcaaaggtcttttccaaccaaccGATCCTGTGACGATGGGGATGAGCAGGGGCGGAGCGGCCGCTTCCATCCCGCCCTGATCCATCCTCTCCGTCGGGTCCAGAGTCGGTGCCGAGTCCCCGGACGCGCAGCCAGCTCTTGGCCAGCACCGTGGAATGGTGCAACCTGACGCTGCAGTGCCAAGGCGCCGGCAAAGGCGCCGTCAACGTCACTTGGAAGAGGGACAACATCATCCGGGAGTTGACCTCGGACCGCCACCAGCTCTCCAAGGATGGCACCACCTTACGGGTGGCTCTGCCACCCACCGCCGCCAACGTCACCTACGCCTGCACCGTCAGCAACCCCGCCGACCAGAAGGTCGTCCTCTTCGATCTCCAAACCATCTGCCAAAGCGGAGGTGGGACCTTCacgggggggaggaggagatgctCGGGGAGGTCCCAAAGCACCCGAGTGGCTCAGCACAGGGTGGGGGCTCAGCTTATAAAGGGGGGGACGCATCGCTCAGCGCTTCTCTCTGCCCTCGCAGGGGGACAAACGTCCTTCTCGAAGTCGGGGTACATCGTCCTgaccctcatcctgctggtggTGAGCTTGGGGGGAGCATTTTGGTGTTGGCGGATGAATAGCGAGAAGACAGCAGACCCAGGTAAGTGacaccccctcagccccccaaaaataaaagagcCGATGTGGCTTTGAGGGGGGGTTGAGGGAGTGGAGGAGGGGGTGCCACCCCCACCTGGTGACGTCCCCGCTCCCCCGCAGCTGCCACCCCCACCGTCCCCGCCGAGGAGAGCCCCTCTGACCCCCAATACGCGGAGATCGTACGCAGGAGCCCCCCGGAAGGTAATGACCAGGTGAGGCCCccggggggctgggggctgcgcCGGCCAAACAGTCGCACCGGCGTCACCGGCGGAACAGTCACACCGGCATCACCGGCACACCACAGGAATTGTCACACAGGGGGTCTGGGTACACCGGGAGCACCGTCACACCGGGGGAACCATCACACCGGGGGTCTGGGTACACCGGTGTCACCGTCACACGGGGGGAACCATCACACTGGGGTCACCCTCACACCGGGGTCACCATCACATCAGGGTCACCCTCACACCGGGGGTCTGGGTACACCGGTGTCACCGTCACACAGGGGGAAACTGTCACACCAGGGTCACCATCACACCAGCATCACTGTCACATTGGGGCCACTGTCATATCGGGGGCACTGTCACATTGGGGCCACTGTCACATTGGGGTCACTGTCACATTGGGGTCACTGTCACATTGGGGTCCCAGTCAAACTGGGGCCATGGCCAGACTGGAGTCACGGTCACACTGGGGTCCTCCTCGAACTGGGATCCTGGACAGGCTGAGTCCTGGTCACACTGGGGTCATTGTCACACTGGGATCATGGCCATATTGGGGTCATGGCCACATTGGGGTCATTGTCACACTGGGGTCATGGCCAAAGTGGGGTTCCAGCCACACTGGGGTCACAGCAAAATGGGGGTCACAGCCAAACTGGAGTCACAGCCACCCTGGGATCCTGGTCAAACTGGGGTCACAGCACAGCGAGGGCCACAGTGACACTGGGGTCCCATCCACGTTGGGTTCCTCAGCCGTACTGGGGTTCCGGCCACGCTGGGGTCCCAACCACACTGAGGTCATGGCCAAACTGGGGTCCCAGTCATGCCAAGGTCATGACACCATTGGGGGTTCTGGGCAGACTGGGAATGTTTGCCATGCTGTGGTGTCCACCAGACTGGGGCTCCTGACCAAGGTGGGGGTTCCAGCATCACTGGAGTCACGGCAGCACTCGGGTCACGGCCAAACTGGGGGGTCCTGACCAAACTGGGGGTTCCAGCAACCCCAAGTGTCCCAACCAGACCAGGGTCCCCTgggacacccatgggtgcaagACGGGCTCCGCGCCGGGCGGAACATCCCATGGGGTTCCTCAGGAACCggggtggggtttggggtcGGTGGGACCCTCAGCAGCCCCCCAACTTCTGCTGCAGGGCCTGGGTCACCCTGAAAACAGCCAGGAGCCGAGCTCGCCGCAGAAAGCACCGGTCACCACCGTCTACGAGCAGATCCACCGAGTGCCCGAGGACACGGCCGAGGAGGTGACATAGAGCCTCAGGTGCGGCTGCAGAGGGGACACCCCGGCGCCATCCTGCCCAGGCCATGGCCAGACTGGGGTCACGGCCAAGAGGGGGTCATGGCCAGACTGGGGTCACGGCCAAGAGGGGGTCATGGCCAAGCGGGGGTCATGGTCACACTGGGGTCATTGTCACACTGGGGTCATGGCCAAACTGGGGTCATGGTCACATTGGGGTCATGGCCAAACTGGGATCCTGGACACACTGGGGTCATGGTCACACTGGGGTCACAGCCAAGCTGGGGTCATGGCCACATGGAGGTCATGGCCAGACTGGGGTCCTGGTCACACTGGGGTCATGGTCACACTGGAGTTGTGGCCAAACAGGGGTCACAGACACATCAAGGTCACAGCTACACTGGGGTCCTGGTCAAACTGGGGTCACAGCCAAACTGGGGTCCTGGTCATACTGGGGTCATGGCCAAACTGGGGTCATGGTCACACTGGGGTCACAGCCAAACTGGGGTCCTGGTCATACTGGGGTCCTGGTCAAACTGGAGTCACGGCCAAACTGGGATGACAGTCAAACTGGGGTCATAGACACATCAAGGTCACAGCTACACTGGGGTCCTGGTCAAACTGGGGTCACAGCCAAACTggggctccagccccactgGGATACTGGCCATACTGGGATACTGGCCATACTGGGATCATAGCGGTCACCACCGTCTACGAGCGGATCCACTGGGCGCCAGAGGACACGGCCGAGGAGGTGACACAGCCCTTCAGGTTGGGGAGTGGGGGCCGCagatggggaccccccaaactccaTCCTGCGAAGGCTGAAGGGCTCCTCTTTCCTCAGGCACCCGCAGAGCCGGAGCATCGGGATCTCCCGGAAGGGCTGTAAAGTGCGTTTTGTGCCAAATCCGACCCCTCCAGCCCCCGTTTCGGCTCCGGGGATGAGAGGCACCATCTCGGGGTGACAACCAGATGGATGCTTTCACCCCCCCCTTATCCCAccccctcccaaaaaaaaaacagaaagaaaaccccCTCTGGTTTCTCTCCAACCTCCTTCTCCGAAGCCCTCAAAGACTGTTTGGGAAGTGGGATCCCAGAGACGAGAAGCGATGGCGAAGCTGAGGACCCTCTATGATCTCTGGATGCCTCAGGACACCCCGAGATGCTCCAGgatggggggggacaccccaggTGCCCCCAGTGCTGGGTTGACTGGGGGGCACATCCTGGTGCTGGCTGGACCTTGGACCTTTCCCGTGGGTGCAGGATGAGACCCCTTTGGGGTAAATTGGaccctctccccacctcctcaACCCCCACCCCCCAACCTCCAGGTCCCCCCAGAACCTCatggaaggagggggggaaccTGCCCACCCGCTTTGCCACTGCCACGAAGACACAAGAGGGGGACACCGAGGTGTCCCCCCAAGCCCTGTCCCACCTCGGGGGGGCATCTCCAAGGCCACGGAGGATGCAGAAGGGATCGTTGCCTGCATGGATCCGCCGAGAAGCAcccctgctcccccccccctctcCGTAGCTGTTGCCTGTGTCGCCCGTGCACCGTCGCGTGGAGGGGGTGTCACTGCCTGTGTGTCCTGCAGCCACCGCCACGGGGCCCCTCGCTCGGCCGGACCTCCCGACTCCGTCCAAACGGCAAATAAATGTTGGTGAGATCACGAGAGGAGAGCTGAGCGCCATGAGGGGGAGAGTGAGAGACCAAAGAGGTGGGAAACAGCGGggagaggggattctgtccctccgctctggtgagacctcgtctggagctccggagtcctcagcacagggaggacacggGAGAGAgtcatgggttgggttgggttggaagggacctcaaagcccatccagttccacacctcccaccggctcaggggctccaaaccccatccaacctggcctggaacccctccagggatggggcagccaccactgctctgggcaacctgggccagggcctccccaccctcccaggagaacattcctccccaagatctcatctcaatctcccctctttcagcccaaaaccattcctctcatcctctccctgatccagagcccctcctcagctctcctggagcccctttcagcactggaagctgctctaaggtctccatgaagccttctccaggctggacaacctcAACGTGTCCtggtacaggaggtgctccagcccttgcatcatccCGGAGCCTTTTGGATTGGTTACATCCAGCGTTGGTCGCATCCAGCGTTGGTCTCCATGGGTGGAAGGAGTGAGCAGGGCTTGGTTGCTACCAAGGTGACGGTTGGGACACAGAGGTGCCACCATCTCGCTGGCCATCACCAGAGCTCAGCACAAGGTCTCCTCAGCACCCACCCACGGCACCCAAATGAATCCCCCACCTCCTCTCCACGAAGCACCGGGGCGTGCGGTTTGCCGGCTAAATGCCGGCCACACGGTTCCTCTCGCCAAAGCGGCTGCGGAGAAGCCAAACCCATTGTCACCTCAGGAAAAGGAGGGTTGCACCCCAAAAGCTCCACATTGAGCTGTTCCACAGCCCTTGTCCCCACCAGGACCCATGGGGACGTTTCTGGAAGGTTTAACCTCAAAGGTGCTCTGGTTTGAGCCCCACATGGGAGCAAGAGTGGTGGGAAGagcatctccatcctctccatgaAGCCCTGGCCGGTCCCCATTGTGGGGGTGACCCACGCACAGTGTGGGGTGACACCAGGTGATGGTGGGACAACATGATGTGATACTGGGACAGCGCGAGGTGATACTGGGAAAACACGAGGTGATGGTGGGACAACATGAGGTGATGGTTGGATGACACGAGGTGATGGTGGGACAGCACgaggtgatgatgggatgacACAAAGTGATATTGGGATGACACGAGGTGATGATGGGACAACATGAGGTGATGATGGGATAGCACGAGGTGATGGGACGACATGAGGTGATGATGGGACAGCGTGAGCTGATGGTGGGACAACATGAGGTGACGGTGGAACAGCAcaaggtggtggtgggacaaTGCGAGGTGATGGTGGGACAGCATGAGGTGATGGTGGGACAACATGAGGTGCCTGGGACCTCCCTTAACTTCTGAAGCTCCTTCACCCCAAGCCCGGGCGCAGCCCCAGCAGGTCAACGGCATCTTGGGGGGGTCGGTGCTGCTCGCCCCGGCTCTGCCCCCCAACAAGACGGTCAAGGAGATCGAGTGGAGCTTCTCAGCCGGTACCGGGGCCACCATCCAGGTGGCAGAGTTTGGCCCCGGTGGCTTCGAGCGTCCGGATCCCAAGGATCGGTTCAAGGATCGCCTGGAGATGTTCAATAAACGGTGCTGAAGATCCGGGCGTTGGAACGGGGCGACAGCGGGGTCTACGGGGCCCGGATCAAACTGCACCCGGCGCTGGTGGACGATCAGTCCTTCAACCTCTCCACACCAGGTCCACACCAGGGTGGAGGAGATGGGTTCCCACCTCATGAGCGAGGTGCTAAAACCCTCCCGTGCGCCGAGTTAtgagaaaggggaagaggaatCGCTGCTGCCGAACATCTGCACGGGATTTGCCCGAGTTTGTGACTCACCACGAGCCGCCACCACCGGCGCTTCCCCTTCCCACACCCTCTGCCCAGCTCACCCTCGCCAGGGGGACAACGAGGGTCCCCAGGTGGACAAGGGAGTCCCCAAGATATCCTCAGGGTGTCCTTGGGGTGTGCTCTGATGTCTCCAAGGTGTCCCAAGGGGATGAGGGAGTCTCCAGAGTGTCCCTGGGGTGTGctgtgatgtccccaaggtGTCCCCAAGGGGACGAGGGagtccccagtgtccccctggGGTGTGctgtgatgtccccaaggtGTCCCCAAGGGGATGAGGGagtccccagtgtccccctggGGTGTGctgtgatgtccccaaggtGTCCCCAAGGGGACGAGGGagtccccagtgtccccctggGGTGTGctgtgatgtccccaaggtGTCCCCAAGGGGATGAGGGagtccccagtgtccccctggGGTGTGCTGTGATGTCCCCAAGGGGATGAGGGTATCCCCAGGGTGATCCCAGGGTCTCTTCAGGGGGACAAGAGTGTCCTGGGGTGTCCCTGGGAGGATGAGGGCGTCCGCAgggtgtccccagggtgtccccaGGCAGCCTGAGTCCTGGAGGAGCCCgagggctgtgagcagcctgtCACCTCCCCTGTCCCCAAAGCCCGGGGACAGGCCGGGGgtcccccagacccccccttGGCTCAGCCGTGACCCCAGCAAAGGTGGTGGAGATGCCCTGGAGGCTTCCAGGGGCACCTGGGGGGGCTGTAGCCTTGGGGGGACCCCAGACACAGGGTCTCTGCACATCTGGATCCAGATAGGATTCCTGCACAGCTGGATCTCCACACAGCTGGATCCTCTGCACCAGGATCCCTGCACAGCTGGatcccagcacagctggatCCCCATACAGTCACACCCCTGCCCAACCCTACCCCTGCACAGCTGGATGCCCGTGCAGCTGGATCCTCCATCCTAGGATCCCTGCACAGCTGGATCTCTGCACACCTGGATCCCTTCACATCTGGATGCTCGCACAGTTGGATCCTCTATACCGGGATCCCTGCACAGCTGGATCCCCATAAAGTGGTCTCCACACTCACCACGATCCCTGCACAGCTGGATCTCTGCACAGCTGGATCTCTGCACAGCTGGATCCCTGCACAGCCGCATTCCCATACAGTCATACCTCCCACACAGCTGGATCCTCTATACCAGGATCCCTGCACAGCTGGATTCCCACACAGCTGGATCCTTGCACAGCTGGATCCCCATACAATcctcccccccatcccgcaCAGCTGGATCCTTTATCCCAGGATCTCTGCCGAGTGAACGAGTGCCCCTCCCCTTCGCTTTCCGCCCCGTTCTGTCCCCCCTCGGCCGCCGTCGCCGCTCGGGGGcggggctgaggaggggagggCCGTGCGCGCGCGCATCGGGgcgggaaggaggaggggggccGGAAGCGGAAGCGCGTGGGCGCGTGCCCGGAAGTGTGTGGGCGGTGGCGGTGGTTCCGGTTCCGGCGGCCGCAGTGCGGGGGaggcagcggcggcggcggcagcgagGCGAGTGGCGCGCACCCCGCATCGGTTtcatccccctccctcctcctcctccgcccccGCAGGTGCGTCCCGAGCTGCGGCTCCGCCGCCACTCACGGGGCGAAGGCAGCGGCTAAGGGCGAGGCCTCGCCAtggcgggcgggggggggggcactggggctACCGGAGACTTTGAGGGGGAGGGGGCCGCCGCGAGTGGGTGGTTAAAAGTGGACCCACCGGTTACCGGACGCTTTGGGCGGCGATGCTGGGGTAATGGGGGGTGACGAGGGGACGGGAACGGGGATCTCTCGGTAACCGGATTGGAGGATGAGGAGCGTGGGTGCCCCTGGGAGCCGCAACTACCGGAGGCTTTGTGCGGAAGGAATGGGGAGCCGTGGTTGTCGAAGGCTTTGGAGGGGGGTGAACGGGGAGCCCCCGTTACCGGAGGCTttggaggggggagggaaaCGAGGAGCCTCGCCTACCGGAGGCTTTAGagggggatgggaatggggagcCCCGGTTACCGGAGTTGGGGGCAGAGCGTGGGTGCCCTCAGGAACCGGAGACGCTGAGTGCCCGTGGTAACAGGGAACTGCGActgcccggggagggggcggcgAGGGAGGAAACGGGAGGCGAGCGTCGGTTACCggaggcggggagggagcgTGGGTGCCCGCAGGAACCGAGGAGCCGTGGTTACTCTCGGTAACGGGGGAAGCGCGGCTAGCGgaggctttggggggggggggggggaggggagggaaggaacgAGGACATTCCGGTTACCGGAGGCTTTATGCGGCGATGCTGGAATGGAGCGGGGGAGACTGGGACACCCCCGGTTACCAGAGGGAGTGAGGGGTGTGGGTGCCCCCAGGAACCGTGGCTACCGGAGGCTTTGGGATGGGGGAGGAAACGGGGACCTCTCGGTTAGTGGAGGTTTCGGGTGGCAACGCCAGGATGGTGGACAACAACGGGGGTGTAAACGGGGACCTCTCGGTTACCGGGGGAGGTGAGGGGGTAACCGAGGGGGAGGAAGCGTAGGTGCCTCCGGTAACCAGGGAGCCGCGATTACGGGAGCCTTTGTGCAGCAATGCCAGCGTGGGAGGAGGGCAGGTGGtttggggggctttgagggggaAACGGGGACCCCCTGTTACCCGAGGGGGTGGCTCGAGGCGAggcgcgggggcggcggggatgTGGGTGATGAGTGGGGGTCATCCCCGGTACCGGGAGAGGGGGCGGCAGAGCTGTAACGGGGGGCCCAGGCCCGGCTGCCGCTGCCTCGCTCCTCCCGGCAGCCATTTCCAAGCTTGGATTCCACTGGAGTGGAAGGAAAAGCCAAGAGTGGGGGGCAGCGAGGGGGCTCCCCGTTCCTGTTTGGGCCCCGGTAGAGGCGGGAGCAGGGAGCTCTTCCCACTGAGCCTCCCCCGAAACAGCTGGAATTGTCCAAACCGGGATGAGGAGCCGGgattttcccccctccccctcccctcgctGGCACATCTGGGCCAGCTCAGCACTTGTGTATTTTGGCAACGGAGCCGTCTCGGAACAGCAGACAAACTGTGCCGGGCTTGTTCCCGGCTGGGCCGGCGTCGAAGCCGACggcggggagggaggcagggactCCTTCCCGCTGTTCCATGCTGAGGTGGAAAAACAGATGGGAATCGTGGTGATTTGGGAGACGTAGAGTGGGAGTCGAGGTTTCATTCCCGCTTTTCCAAGGTGAGGTGGAAAAATAGACGGGCATGGTGGCGGTTTGGGAGATTTtggggcaggaggcagggattcattcctgcttttccaagGTGAGGTGGAAAAATAGACAGGAATGGTGGTACTTTGGGAGATTTTTGGGGTAGGAGGAGGGAttcattcctgcttttccatgGTGGGATGGAAAAATGAACAGGAATGGTGGTGCTTTTGGAGAccctggggcaggaggcagggatTCATTCCTGCTTTTCCGTGGTAAGGTGAAAAAATAGATGGGAATGGTGGTGCTTTTGGAGAccctggggcaggaggcagggatTCATTCCTGCTTTTCCGTGGTAAGGTGAAAAAATAGATGGGAATGATGGAGTTTTGTGAGATTTTagggcaggaggcagggattcattcctgcttttccatAGTGAGGTGGAAAAATAGACGGGAGTGGTGGGAGATCTTGGGACAGGAGGCAGGGAttcattcctgcttttccatgGTGGGGTGGAAAAATGGACAGGAATGGTGGTGGTTTGGGAGATCTtggggcaggaggcagggattcattcctgcttttccatgCTAAGGTGGAAAACCCGATGGGAATGATGGTTGTTTTTGAGACCCCAGGTTGGGTCCCTTGGGGTGGGCAGGGTTACAGCTGGAGGTGGCTTCTCCAGAGGGATTCCAAGTGCCACCCGCGGTCGGTGCTGCTGATGccactttccttctgtttcgcagtcagcaggagggagaaaatgaaagcaggctGCAGCATCGTGGATAAgccagaaggaggaggaggtaaGGAAGTCAAAAGGCTGAGTTGTTCAGCTGGTAGGAATTCTTTTCACGGGATAAAGAAGCTCAGGAGGGATTAATTCCACCTCTCCCAAAAGCTCCCAGACGTGGGCAAGGCTGTGTGTGAGCAAGGATCTGCTGGGAGGGGGTGTGAGTTTTTAGGAGAACTGGGTTTAATAGGGAAAGAAATCTTCCcagcgattttttttttttttatccctaaGAATTTGGGATCCTTAAGGCGGATCCTCtctgggctggcagagctcGTGCCTGGTTTTGTCTCTGCCGCAGCCTCCGATAGTGGTGTGGGCGGTGTCGGAGCGTGATGCGACTCCTTCTACTCTGCCAGAGCTTGAAATTGTGGCCACGATGAtttggaaagtgaaaaaaaaacaaccccaacacACACATCAACCCACCCTCGCGTTCGGAATTGTGCTGGGAAACTATTCCGAGAAAGCCGGACTTGGCAGGCGCTCAGAAACATCTGCCGGCACGCTTGAAGCCGAAGCGAGCTGCTGTGCTCAGaaactgggggggaactggagttgttgaGAGCTCTCTGCCCTCGCCCCACCTCAATATCAGCGCCCCAAGTGCTCGGATCTGGATTATCTGATGTATTTCAGCCATTTGGAATTCAAATTGTAGCCGCATCCAGAGCTTTTGGGCTccttcctgctgtttttcatgCATGTGTCCCTTCaattttaccatttttcttgttgcttgGGGCTAAAATGAGTGGGAAAACGAGCAGCTAGAGTAGGAAAGATGTGTTTTCCTGCTCCCGCATTGGAAGTTTAATGGAATTACAGCTTCCATCAGTGCTTGGTGGTCTCACTCTGGAGAAATCCTGATAGATAAGCAGCGCAGCTCCGCCGTTGTCAACTCCTGGCGCTGTCCGAAtgacttttcctttcattttttggCCCCTTCCAAGGTTATCATTTCCCGGAGTGGGCATACAAGACCGAATCCAGC
This window of the Cuculus canorus isolate bCucCan1 chromosome 28, bCucCan1.pri, whole genome shotgun sequence genome carries:
- the LOC128849411 gene encoding SLAM family member 9-like isoform X1; translated protein: MEGELARTKARLPSLLLALLGLGPGILAEAHFKADNEVLQLLAGNSSQTLLERCSELLFGQARAQPQQVNGILGGSVLLAPALPPNKTVKEIEWSFSAGTGATIQVAEFGPGGFERPDPKDRFKDRLEMFNKTVLKIRALERGDSGVYGARIKLHPALVDDQSFNLSVYESVPSPRTRSQLLASTVEWCNLTLQCQGAGKGAVNVTWKRDNIIRELTSDRHQLSKDGTTLRVALPPTAANVTYACTVSNPADQKVVLFDLQTICQSGGGQTSFSKSGYIVLTLILLVVSLGGAFWCWRMNSEKTADPAATPTVPAEESPSDPQYAEIVRRSPPEGNDQGLGHPENSQEPSSPQKAPVTTVYEQIHRVPEDTAEEVT
- the LOC128849411 gene encoding SLAM family member 9-like isoform X2, translating into MEGELARTKARLPSLLLALLGLGPELLFGQARAQPQQVNGILGGSVLLAPALPPNKTVKEIEWSFSAGTGATIQVAEFGPGGFERPDPKDRFKDRLEMFNKTVLKIRALERGDSGVYGARIKLHPALVDDQSFNLSVYESVPSPRTRSQLLASTVEWCNLTLQCQGAGKGAVNVTWKRDNIIRELTSDRHQLSKDGTTLRVALPPTAANVTYACTVSNPADQKVVLFDLQTICQSGGGQTSFSKSGYIVLTLILLVVSLGGAFWCWRMNSEKTADPAATPTVPAEESPSDPQYAEIVRRSPPEGNDQGLGHPENSQEPSSPQKAPVTTVYEQIHRVPEDTAEEVT